The Manis pentadactyla isolate mManPen7 chromosome 12, mManPen7.hap1, whole genome shotgun sequence genome contains the following window.
AAGGACGCTGGTGGCATAGCCTAGGCACCACTTAGTTTGTAATGTGCCAAATCAccaattaatattaaataataagttAATCTCACATGCACTTTCTGGAGTCATAAAGTAAGAAATGGGAAGAAATATAGCTTAGGTACACGCTTGGCAGTGACCCTGGCTTTTTATAATAAAGAGGATGACTGTGTTACCTTCTCTCAAACTGCCGTGGTCTCTCTCAGACAGCATGCAACCAATCCCTAACAGTAATCACTACTTAATTTTTAGGTAGTAAGAAATTAGATTTCACCTACAAGTTGTACTATAAGGTtttagaaaaatactaccattcaATGCTAATGTGTCAGGCCATATGTGGTCACCCATTAAAAACTGTAAGAGGACTCGGCAAACCTATCACCACGGCTGTGGCAGCCCACTGCCCGCCCCTCTAGCCTAAGGGATGAGCTTCAGTTCATAACCGCTCATGAGTAAGACTGGGCGCGAGCGGAAGAGTGACGGCACTGGCGGGCCCGCCTCCCGCCTCGCTGTCAGTCCACAAAACTTCAGTACCTGATGTCGCAGGTGTAGTTGTGGTGGAGGCTGTAGAGGAGGGAGGCAGAGTTGTGGTTTTAGCTGGAATGtaaacaaaatggattaaaaacttgtaTTTCTAAAATTCCAAGTTACCTAGTATCAACCTTCTAAAAATAACACTACCTACTTCAACatgctttcaattttttaaagactaaaagctaaatttCAGTTAATGGCTCACGAACATACCTACACACCCAGAATAgtagtttttaaatgtattttaaaacattaagcaATTGTAAAATGGTATCTATGGTAATGTCTGTGTATATATCAAAGCATAAAATCCAAGTATACATCTGGATAGTTTTCAAAAAGAGACAGAAGGGCAAGAATTACCATTTAGGAGAGAGAACTATAGATTGTCTATAAAAGATCTTATTTCTACGACAAAAACTATTAACAAGTCATGGTGGGAACCAAGCACAACTCGGCATTTCTCATGCTGGGGTCAGAGTTGGCGTCTGCTCGTTTCAGGGCCCTGGCGGCTTTCCTTGCAGCAGCAGACAGAAACACAGCTCACCCTCCGTCAGAGACAACATGCGGATCGATGGACAGATTTTATTTGCCCCAGGAAGATTTTATTTGTAAGAACAAGTGCCCTGGGCCATAGGGTATTCACTGCATGTAGAATGAAAGGTGATCTAACTATCCCACCAGGAACAGGACGTAAGTGTACAACAATGCCTGCGGTAAGAGGGAAAACATTCAAACACGCATGTACATAATTACCTAATATCATAGTAAGCATATTTagatacacacacagaaaagaccAGAAGAACTTAAACACTCTGCTATACCCCTGGATGATGGAGTCACAAGGTTTGTTTCCCATAGGGTTCTGTAGTTCCCAAGATTCTCACAAAAAGCAATTTGTGGACTCAATGTACAAAGCTCAGCAAATCTGCTCATTTTCCATGACTGTGAAACACTGGAGTCACATGTCACTGTCACAGTGTATAGTAATGTAATTACTGTGGTCCAAGACTAAATGTGTCTactactaatttttaaaactattataaCTTTCAGGTATTTAATTACTAAAAAGGTGTCCATCAAGAGAGCTTAAAAATtctgaaaagaggaagaagaacagGGTCAACCATCTTGCATTACCTGTAGAATTGGTTGGCAATGGAGTGGCAGTGGgcactagttaaaaaaaaaaaaaagtcagtccaAGCTGTCTAAAATCTCATGATCTGTAACACATTTCCCAACCTGCAGTCATCTGAAGACTATTTTGACCATTTTTACAGTTAAGTCCCACCCCACCTGTGGAGACTCACAGTGGCTCTCACCCCACATCGCTCCCCCCTTCCTCAGCAACAGTAGCACCAATTTTTAGTGACACTCCCCTCCCCCTAGAAGAGATACTTCTTAGCCTCCCCTGCAACCAGGCAGCTGTGGGGAACTCCCAGGAAGCAGCTATACGACAGATACGggctctcccttcttcttcccaacAGGAAAGCCAGCTCCACGGAGCACTGACCGTGGGTGGTGAGGTCAGAGCCACTGCTGATTGACAAGAGTGAAAACCTGAGAGGAGCTTGAGCCTGCTGGCTGTGACGTGCTGCGCCAGCCCTCCTCACCCACGCCAAGTCGTCTACTGCTTCACCCACTCTAATTAGGGGTTTTGTATCTTTCATAGCCAAAACTAGCTCTAACTGATATATCAAGTAAGCAGAATTACTTATTCAATTTTTCTTTATGGTAATGTCTTCTGAAATGTTTTACTTAATCCTGTTTCTCAGCATTATCATGAAATCACGGGTCTGACATAGTTACCAGTTTTTTCTaacacatattaaaataaatattgaaaatgtttAATTCCAAACTGTATTATGCACTCTACAAAGGCCTAACTGACCTCATACCAATGAAATTCTCAGTTACAAACCTCCAGCTGGGGGTGGTGATGGGGAAACACCTACCAAATTAAACAGTTATAGGCAGTCTTTCAAGGCTACTGACACACTCGAGAAAAATCTTTTGCTCTACTTATTATCTATATGCCAAATTAGGAATCTGACTTTCCCATTAATTTATAATCTTATTAGAAAATCAGCCGTTTCATCTAGAATTTTAATGATTTTCTAAACAAGAGCAAAGGTGACGGAGTAATCAAGTTCCTCAAATTGAAGTACAGAAATGGATGAGCAGAGAGTCACTTAACCACAGTAGAAACTATGCTGGAGACTGTGATTAAGAAAGTGCTAGAACAAAATTGTCCAGcctataaaatgcaaataaagaaAGGGTCTAAACTGCAGTGACTTTCtggaagagttttaaaaaaaaggtagTGACAACAGCACCAGCACACATGCCCCAGGCTGGACCTGTGCTCACACCCAACCTTCTCACAAGATTAGGATCATGGAAATTCCTCCAACCAGATACTGAAGCAAGGATTCCTGAGGCACTGACCTCCTCAACTCTCTATGGCCATTTTCCCCAGCAGCCCATGTGAGCACTTACCTGAGCAGAATTCTGTGCTATTCACCACCTGGCAGTCACTAACTGTTGAATTATGTGAACAGTAGCTTTTATTATCTGTTATGCAAggggaagaaaaagataaaaagcacTAGTCACTTGCTTATATTATCTCTGACTTCTGTTACTAAGCTCCAGAACCACTTTCAAAACTGAATTCAGGAATAAACACTAGAAGTCCACAGATCAACAAAATACCAttactcctttcttttcccatTGTTTTAGAAATATTACAGTTATCTCTCCAAATAGTATCATCTTAAAATCCCCATGAATACATTAAACAGAGAAATCAGAAATAGATCTCCAAACTGTGGTATGACTACTGTACAAGGCAGGCAGCTGAAATCCACAAGAGGGCTgagtcaggagggagggagaggtggtCAGGACCTATACAGGCTTAGTAAACAAGGGAGGCGCCCCAACAGCAGCAGTAAGACCTCTGCTCCGGATCTCCACTTCCGTCTTCTCTACTTTCTAAAACCTCTTTCCTGGGTTGGCAGACACAGCAGAACAAGGGAGCACCTTCCCCAACATATCCTATAGTAGGGCATTCAATGtcgtggggagggaggagagggggatGTTTAAACTCAATTTTATGgcctaaaaaaaaaaggtgactcTCATACAAGAAGAAAGTTCAATTTAACCCCAAATTATGCTAATGTTAATTCTAAAAGAGGCTTTTCAAATTGTTATGTAGTGATATAATTTTCagaattcttaaatttttcaATGAAGAATAAAACTTAACATGTagcttcagctttttctttatgtatttgtatACAAGTTGATGGGCTGTTTTACGAATAAAAAAAATGCAGCCaccttacattaaaaaaacaatttatgCTGTAATTCCATGGTTCTAACAAAAACTCACTGGCATTTTAGTGTATCTCTAACTCTTCATCCCTTAAAGGTAAATGTAAAACTTCACAACTTTCTTTCACGGTTAATTTCAGTATTAAGCAACATACTTAATCCTACAGAGGTTTAAAATCTCTCTACCTGGGGAGGTGAGGCAATTGTTACTTCAAAGGAAAAGTAtttcatttgcaaaataaataGTGCATACTATACTAAATGTTGCATATAATTTTCAAGCATTCAAGAATATTCCGTAGTATATTCTAAAATATTGTAACAAACCGGTTttgcattttcaaaattaaagcaGTCTCAAGGTTGCTCACCTTTACATTCTATCCACAAGCAGGGAGTAACATCAGTGAAGTTGGTGTTGACACAGGAAATACAGCTATTCCGGCCTTCACAGGTTTCTGGGGGTGTAGGGAAGATATGGAATTAGTTAACTGATACCTCATTTTGAATTTGTACTTTTTTTAAACGACAGTAAGTACTTACTAATTCAGAGAAATGGTGAAACTTTATCACATCAGCAGATGAGTGGACAAGAAAAATGTgttacacacacaaaatgaagtattattcagctgttaaaaaaggaaatcctgtcatacaCTACAACAcaaatgaaccttgaggacattatgctaagtgaaatgagccagtcaaggacaaatactgtgtgactcCACTTATACGAAGCATTTAAGAGTCAAACTCAGAAGTAGAAAGTGAACAGTGGTGCCAGAGGCTGGGGAAAGTATCTCTTGTTCAATGGCTGTAAAGTTCCCCGCAAGCCGGTACAAGTCCTAGAGATCTTCTGTACAACATCGGACTTACAGTTAATACTGCACATGTAACATCTGTTAAGCATAGATCTcatgttatgtgtttttttaaactaCACACACAAACTTCATAAATAGACTAAGAAATTCCAATCATCATAAATGACTTATGAAGACAGAAATCAACCcaagagaaaggggaaaaaaacaagctAGTGGGACGCTCAGCACTTCATGTAAACAACCCATCTAAACAATCCTTTTCACAGGGCAACTGCTTCATAGACACAGACATTATTTCTTGAGGCATTTTAAAGCcatctttaagaaataaaaatattggaaaacAGGCTATAAGGTCAAAATTACACATAGGGAATCACTGCCCCGAAACATCAGATGAGACACTAGAATTTTTAATAGTAATAAAGATTACAGGTTGAACCTTAGCTCCAATGATGCCCATTCTGAAAACCGCAGATTCACAATTCATAAAAACTCCACTCCTTCAAGGGTCCTCCATGACTGACGAGTAAGGGACAACACATCTGAAAGGCGCTACATTCACATACATACAGTTTTGACAAGTTAGCAAAGTCTTTTGTCAATTTAAGACAAATAGTCCTGAAACAAGACCTCAAAGAAGGCTAATTACAATTCAGTATCTAGACAAAGGACTACAGAACTGGGCTCTATCCACTTCCCTAGAAGCTAGATGCCTTCAAAAAACATTCTCATTTGCTTTCTCCGTGCCCAAAAACGTAATTCTGCACAGCAACACTGCATCTCAATACTTAACCACTGATACTTATCTGAGAATGGGGCTTTTTGAGGGTTTGGGGATGGTCCACAAAGTAGAAATAAGTTCTTCAGAGATGTGTATACAGATGAAAAATGCTACTTTAAAATCTGTGCTTGAAAGATGAATGTTTGGGTAACAGAGTGGTACTTAAAATGAACTAAACTTGCTACCTTTCAAAACTGCAGCCTATGCAAGTACTACTTAGAAAATGCAAACCCTCCCCTTGACACGTTTTCACTTAGACAAAGGCAATTAACTTGATATTCTCaaacttctcttaaaaaaaaaaaaaaagattctgggAGGAAACTGCCAAATAAAATAAGCAGGAGATAAGGCATCCTGTTCTATCATAAACATAGTGCAGTTTAAACTTTCCAGTATGGCACTGCAATTTACAttcagtaaaaaaattttttaacttttactaTTACATCAGTCTCAATGTACCCAACActgtttattatatattttgttacaCTTTCACAGAATACAAAAACTAAGGAAGACGTTGTAAAACAATTACTATTAGCCTGAAAAAAAATGCCAAAGTAAAAACCTTTGCTTAAGCAACGTTCAGTCAAGATGCCATTTAACCCCCTACTCAATATTAACTAGAATAACTAGTCACACCAGGTTGCAGACTTTATAAACAGCCAGGGGCTCTTCGCCTTTCTACCTCGATTTAccctcctttctctcctgtgCTGTCGCGGCAGCGCGTTTCTGCTGTAAGGCTCCGCGTACGCCCCGAACAAGTCCCCAGACGCCCCGCGGCGCCAGCCAGAAGGTGCTCGCGAGCGGGTCGCAGACACCAGCCGACCTGGGCCCCGGCCCCGGCTGCGCGGTGCGCCGCGCACACGGCCCAGGCCGAGGACCCCAGGATCCACCTTCTGGCTCAGCCTCCAATACCGAGAGGAGCGCGGCGCCCCGGGGACAGACCAGCGGGCACTGCCTTCCTCTGCGTCGGAGGGTCAGGTTCTCATTAACTAACCGCCCAAACCTCAGCTATCACCGCACTTTTCACAAAACCGGCGCAGCCAAGCCCAGGGCTCTCCTCGCATCGCGCCTGGGACCCCAGCTTCCCCTCCGCCACCTTCCAGAGAGGCCGCCTCTCGGAGGCCCGTCACCGCCCTGCGGACGCCGCGCAGGGAGGCCACGTCCCCGCTGCCGAGCCGCACTTGGCGGCGCTGAGAATCACGAGGCATTTTCTTAAAGCGGCGCGGCGCCGGGCGCTCCGGGTCGGCGACTGCCTGCCGGCCGCCGAGGCCGCGCGGCGCATCCCGCGGGGCGCAGTCGCCCCTGCCCCGGACCCGGCGCCCGCCCCCGACGCGCCGCCATGTTGCCCGCGCGTCCGGGACGGCGGGCGGCTCGCGGGGAGCCGCGGGGTCGGCGCCCACCTGGCGCGGGAGTGGTGGCTGGCGAGCTGCCTGTCGTGGGCGGCGGGGTGGTCACAGCGGCGGACGTGGGCAGCACGGGCGCGGTCTGGGACGCGCACAGTGCGGCCAAGCAGGCCGCGGCCCACAGCAGCGGAAGCGCGGGCGCCGACATCGCGGCCTCAGCGGCAAGGTCCCGGGTAAGCTGCGGCTCCCGCGGCGTCGGCCTCAGTCCTCGGCAGCCCCGCCCCGCCTCGCCTTGCCTCGCCTCGCCCGGCGCGCGTTGGGTCACGTGCAGGAGGCGGAGCCTGGCGGCACCACGGAGGcctgcgggggtggggggcgaggccgggggcggggcggcggAGCGCGGGCTTGCGCGGGAGCCGCCCTCCTGCCCTCTGGCTGCCGCGGGGCGCGCAGCCTAGTTCTGCCCGTCGCTGGAAGGGGAGGGCGCCCCCCGCCGGATGGGCCGGCCCGCAGGACGTGGCGCCGCGCGGCCGAGCCCCGGGCCAGGCTGCCTTCCGCGCCCCGCGCGGCCCTAGGCGCGTTCCCGGCAGGCCCGGGCGTGGGTGGCGCCGGGCCCGGAGTGCGGGCGCGTGCCCTTGGTTGCTGGGCCTTCCCCCGGAAAGGGGGACGCCCGGGCCTGGCCTGCCCCGCCGAGGGTGTGCGCCGccgccctcccccagccctcgtCCCACGGTCCCGGCGGCGCGGTCCCCTCCAGCCGGGGAGCCGCCGCGTCCCGCCGACCCCGCCCTGCCGGGGGACCGAGACCCCGGCGACTCGGCGGCCCGGGGGAGGGCGCCGCCTGTCGCTGCTCGGCTTCCCCAAGGGCAGCGCCCGCCCATGCCCAGCCCTGCAGAAACACTCGCCGGGGCGGCCGTGCTTCTAGTGAACGGTAGAGGTTAGGTCATGAAGGCTGCGTTTTATGCCGTCCGTTGCAGCGGTTTGTATTTATCACGGAATTACGCGCATGTTCGCTAACAAAGTCACACACACTGATGACTTTTGTGAGATCTGCTCTGCCATGAAAACACCAAGAACGTGGCTGCGTAAGcgccttacctttttttttttttcctgcctgaaGTTGAAAGCTTTTGTGACTCCCTAGAATCCCATCGGGGTCCTTCTGTGGCTTCATGACTGGACATTCGTTCCACTGACCGCACTAGTTGGAGGTTTGCTCGGATGTAAACAAACTGACGACTTGGGGCTGACCCAGCCTGGGGCCGGAGGCACGAGGGCGCAGCCAGCAACCCAGGTCCCTCCATCAGCCTGCGGAGAGAAATATCTGCTTTTCTCTTAGGGGTGCCTGTCATACAGTATTTAGTATGTCACCACCTGACCCTCAGACCGAATGAAGGCACTACTCAACGTTTTTTGGTAAAAAAATATGGTAGAAGTTACATTTTCTTCCCATACTCTACAGCTTGCTTAGGTCCTAGGATGAACACAGCCCACTGTGGAGGCCATTTTTTACAATTTGTCATCTGCACGTTCAACCCTAGACCTCAGGTATTTGTTAGTCCTTAAATATTGCTCTCTTGAGACTAGAAAAACATcggttattttattttccatggtATCTGTTGAGCTAAAGCATGGAAGACTCCCAAGGTCATTTTCACCGTGCCTGAGCAAAGACTGGCAGTTACAATACGGTTTTAATACGCATTAAACCTCGTGTCATACTTACGTGGTTGGCCCTGTGATTAGGACTGATGATAAAATACTAGAGATATTAAAAGACTCCACTTTGAATATGGAtatttctttggtaactgctccTGGGTTTTAGAAATGTGAAATCTCAGGGCTAAGTCACAATCTGCGTTGTAACGAGATGTGTACGTCTACATGTATTAACGTCTGAGAAGACAGTACACTGTAACCTGTGGAGATCTATTCTGCCCTCCTAAATTGACCCCATTCTCTGTAATAGTAATTCGTCTAAAAATTATATCAAACAAGACATGTTGTAAAAAAGCTATTGTTTGTCTTACAAATGTAAGCTCAAGGTATAAACACAAAACTGGTTGGGCAGGGGGCATGAAGCCCAGCCTAGGTTCTCTCTAGTTTGGCATCTGAGAtgcacttatttttatttctattctgtttcaaaCTCTATCTGCTAGAgctttttccattatattttagTCTTTCAGAAATAGAAGGAAACACTTATTTCTAACTCATTTCTTAGGAATAACCCCTAAGTTCAGGCTAAACTgcacctgtgggtaaaattgtaatatttccagaatatctcacctggctttagtgcatctgcatatcaacaggtgttcctcaggggtggagacaggTAGTTCCTCTCCATATCGATGGACAATTACCTGGGTGACTGAGGACTTGTGTGAACCAGAGGGGTTAGGAGGAGGTCtggtttgcttctgccagagcaggaaagagaagtggCCCCAgaccgcagtttgtaagcaataaatgggttttaaactttattcctccctttgactgatttcggttttagaggtattttgccctgggatttcctttcctcaGAGTTACAGCACCCAGGCAGCTTTCTGACATCCTGCGTTCGCCACTACTTCCCGGTGCCCAGGCATCCGTCATGCTCCCAGTCTTGTCTTGGAGAGCTCGCTGCCAGCCATCCACACCCAGAGAGGCATTCTGGTTACTTAGAACACTCAGGTGGTTCTGTACTTGTCCGG
Protein-coding sequences here:
- the CD164 gene encoding sialomucin core protein 24; translated protein: MSAPALPLLWAAACLAALCASQTAPVLPTSAAVTTPPPTTGSSPATTPAPETCEGRNSCISCVNTNFTDVTPCLWIECKDNKSYCSHNSTVSDCQVVNSTEFCSVPTATPLPTNSTAKTTTLPPSSTASTTTTPATSGPTNTTLTPTSQPVRRSTFDAASFIGGIVLVLGVQAVIFFLYKFCKSKERNYHTL